GCCGTTCGTGGCTTGGCCGCGTCGCTTCTCACACTGGCCGCGGCGGGCCCGGCCTTCGCGGCCGAGACGCTGAAGGCGAATTATTCGTTGAGCCTCATCGGCTTCTCTATCGGCCACGCCTCGGCCCAGGGCGTGTTCGACGGGCGCACCTACCGCATCGATATTTCCATGCGCACCTCGGGGCTCGCCTCGCTGGTCAATGACACGCGCGGGGCCGCCACCGCCGCCGGCGCGCTGGCGCGCGGCGGCCCGCAGCCGTCGCGCTACGCCAACACGACTTCCAACTCCTATGAGACGCGCACCGTGCGCATGGCGCTCGCCGGCAACGCTGTGCGCGCCGTCGAGGTGGAGCCGACTCCCTGGGACATGCCGGTGCGCATTCCGGTGACGGAGGGCAACAAGACCCATATCACCGATCCGGTGAGCGCCCTGCTGATGACCGTGCCGGAGAACGAGCCGCTCACCGGCCCTTCCGCCTGCAATCGCACCATACCGGTTTTCGACGGCGTGACGCGTTTCGACGTGACGCTGCAATATGTCGAGACCCGCATGGTGCAGACGCGCGGCTATGAGGGCCCGGTGTCGGTGTGCGCGGCGCGCTACACGCCGATCTCCGGGCACCGGC
The sequence above is a segment of the Methylosinus trichosporium OB3b genome. Coding sequences within it:
- a CDS encoding DUF3108 domain-containing protein — translated: MAASLLTLAAAGPAFAAETLKANYSLSLIGFSIGHASAQGVFDGRTYRIDISMRTSGLASLVNDTRGAATAAGALARGGPQPSRYANTTSNSYETRTVRMALAGNAVRAVEVEPTPWDMPVRIPVTEGNKTHITDPVSALLMTVPENEPLTGPSACNRTIPVFDGVTRFDVTLQYVETRMVQTRGYEGPVSVCAARYTPISGHRPDSVSTRFMAENNDITVWLAPMPNAHMVVPYRLALRTSAGMLVVEPAEFRLGGRRQASEQ